One Methylobacterium oryzae DNA window includes the following coding sequences:
- a CDS encoding DUF1775 domain-containing protein yields MKTLVSAALGLGLLASAAQAHAVLERKQAAPGASYRGVVQIMHGCNGKPTTRVSVTIPEGLIGAKPMPKPGWTLATTRGPYAKTYATHHGTAAEGVTSITWSGGSLPDDQVDEFTFLAQVAGTFEPGATVYVPVQQDCAEGSYSWSEIPKAGQDAHDLKAAAPSFRIVQVAQAGGAPAAGTAAAATTVKAADLTIETPWLRATPNGAKVAGGYVRITNTGSVPDTLTGATVPFAKSSDIHSMSMEGGVMKMAPVTNGLTIKPGETVELKPGGYHLMFEDLTGAPKAGETVAGTLTFQRAGAVPVTFTVAPIGAGAPGGQHQHQH; encoded by the coding sequence ATGAAGACCCTTGTCTCGGCCGCCCTCGGCCTCGGGCTGCTCGCCTCCGCGGCGCAGGCCCACGCGGTGCTGGAACGCAAGCAGGCAGCCCCCGGCGCCTCGTATCGCGGCGTCGTCCAGATCATGCACGGCTGCAACGGCAAGCCGACGACGCGCGTGAGCGTCACCATCCCGGAGGGCCTGATCGGCGCCAAGCCGATGCCGAAACCCGGCTGGACCCTCGCGACGACGCGCGGACCCTACGCCAAGACCTACGCGACCCATCACGGCACGGCCGCGGAGGGCGTGACGTCGATCACGTGGAGCGGCGGCTCCCTTCCGGACGATCAGGTCGACGAGTTCACCTTCCTGGCGCAGGTCGCCGGCACCTTCGAGCCCGGCGCGACCGTCTACGTCCCGGTCCAGCAGGATTGCGCGGAGGGCAGCTATTCCTGGTCGGAGATCCCCAAGGCCGGTCAGGACGCCCACGACCTGAAGGCGGCCGCGCCGTCCTTCCGGATCGTCCAGGTCGCCCAGGCGGGCGGCGCGCCGGCCGCGGGGACGGCCGCGGCCGCGACGACCGTGAAGGCCGCTGACCTGACGATCGAGACGCCGTGGCTGCGCGCCACGCCGAACGGCGCCAAGGTCGCCGGCGGGTACGTGCGCATCACCAACACGGGGAGCGTCCCGGACACGCTCACGGGCGCCACGGTGCCGTTCGCCAAGAGCAGCGACATCCACTCCATGTCGATGGAGGGCGGCGTCATGAAGATGGCGCCGGTCACGAACGGCCTGACCATCAAGCCCGGCGAGACCGTGGAGCTGAAGCCCGGCGGCTATCACCTCATGTTCGAGGACCTGACCGGCGCGCCGAAGGCGGGCGAGACCGTCGCGGGGACGCTCACCTTCCAGCGCGCCGGCGCCGTGCCGGTGACGTTCACGGTGGCGCCGATCGGCGCGGGCGCGCCGGGCGGCCAGCACCAGCACCAGCACTAG
- a CDS encoding AsnC family transcriptional regulator: MLFEYTRRRGVRSPVTDAPTFRVGKLARAKTADQTGADLSDLIDRSYNYHSPRELHWHLAERLGLAPAAVKIRETATA, translated from the coding sequence ATGTTATTCGAGTACACACGGCGCCGCGGCGTCCGTTCCCCCGTCACCGATGCCCCGACCTTCCGGGTCGGCAAGCTGGCGCGGGCCAAGACCGCGGACCAGACCGGGGCCGATCTCAGCGACCTGATCGACCGGTCCTACAACTACCACTCCCCGCGTGAACTGCACTGGCATCTCGCCGAGCGTCTCGGGCTCGCGCCCGCCGCGGTGAAGATCCGCGAGACCGCGACGGCCTGA
- a CDS encoding TonB-dependent receptor family protein, translating to MPRQFRAGRRAALLLFTCATPAAAQAPSAASVTLSELSVVGAAATDAPSHETRGSLSVPSVDRQRAALAGTVGSVAFVDTAALQDRYTNTLRDVLKDVPGVYVQERYGQELRLSVRGSGIARAFHLRGLELLQDGIPLNLADGSGDFYQVDPLALRSVEVYKGGNALTFGATTLGGAVNAVTPTAYTALAPNILRVDGGSFGTIREQAQMSRIDGPLDGLVNATLTNSDGFRAHEAQATKNFNANIGYRIAPDIETRFYLGTYLTDQKLPGTLTLGQSLSTPTLANPTAITGNQSRKVETERIANRTSFLLDVGKLDVDTWAIHKSLYHPIFQAIDQDGWTYGISPHWAGTFDLGGFRDDVVLGLRAFAGQNSALQFVNVRGQRGAQTLNALQSASSLEAYGENRFWFLPDVALMTGAKAFSSNRTFSDKGGLPGNPNPRFADVTYAGVNPKVGLLWQPRPDIQIFGDVVRSRDVPDFSDLVQQNLLSTTFVPLRAQRAWTYEAGARGRVDRLAFDVTLYRSDLRDELINFATNPGLNIPAATFNTPRSVHQGVEAALTLDLARDLAAAGDGLSVTQIWTHNDFRFVGDPVFGNNRIAGIPADVLRTVMSYRHPRGFHVAPSLDWVPQGAFADHANTLRVPGYALLGVEAGLDLADGVALFVDARNLTNARYVSDIAVVANAAATAGGPAALAAFYPGSGRSVFGGIRASF from the coding sequence ATGCCCCGCCAGTTCCGGGCCGGCCGACGCGCCGCGCTCCTGCTGTTCACCTGCGCGACGCCGGCCGCGGCCCAGGCACCGTCCGCCGCCTCGGTCACCCTGTCCGAACTCAGCGTCGTCGGCGCCGCCGCGACGGACGCGCCGTCGCACGAGACCCGCGGCTCGCTCTCGGTGCCGAGCGTCGACCGCCAGAGGGCCGCCCTCGCGGGGACCGTCGGCTCCGTGGCCTTCGTCGACACCGCGGCGCTCCAGGACCGCTACACCAACACGCTCCGCGACGTGCTCAAGGACGTGCCCGGCGTCTACGTGCAGGAGCGCTACGGGCAGGAGCTGCGCCTGTCGGTCCGCGGCTCGGGCATCGCCCGCGCCTTCCACCTGCGCGGGCTGGAGCTACTGCAGGACGGGATCCCGCTCAACCTCGCGGACGGGAGCGGCGACTTCTATCAGGTGGACCCGCTCGCCCTGCGCTCGGTGGAGGTCTACAAGGGCGGCAACGCCCTCACCTTCGGGGCAACGACGCTCGGCGGCGCCGTCAACGCCGTCACGCCCACGGCCTACACCGCGCTGGCGCCCAACATCCTGCGGGTCGACGGCGGCAGCTTCGGCACGATCCGCGAGCAGGCCCAGATGTCCCGCATCGACGGGCCGCTCGACGGGCTGGTCAACGCGACGCTGACCAATTCCGACGGGTTCCGCGCCCACGAGGCCCAGGCCACGAAGAACTTCAACGCCAATATCGGCTACCGGATCGCCCCCGACATCGAGACCCGCTTCTATCTCGGCACCTACCTCACCGATCAGAAGCTGCCGGGCACCCTGACCCTCGGCCAGAGCCTCTCGACCCCGACGCTGGCCAACCCGACGGCGATCACCGGCAACCAGTCCCGCAAGGTCGAGACGGAGCGGATCGCGAACCGCACCTCGTTCCTGCTCGACGTGGGCAAGCTCGACGTCGACACCTGGGCGATCCACAAGAGCCTGTACCACCCGATCTTCCAGGCGATCGACCAGGACGGCTGGACCTACGGGATCAGCCCGCACTGGGCCGGGACCTTCGATCTCGGCGGCTTCCGCGACGACGTGGTGCTGGGCCTGCGCGCCTTCGCGGGCCAGAACTCCGCGCTGCAATTCGTCAACGTCCGCGGGCAGCGGGGGGCGCAGACGCTCAACGCCCTCCAGAGCGCCTCGAGCCTCGAGGCCTACGGCGAGAATCGATTCTGGTTCCTCCCGGACGTGGCGCTGATGACCGGCGCGAAGGCGTTCTCGTCGAACCGGACCTTCAGCGACAAGGGCGGGCTGCCGGGCAACCCGAACCCGCGCTTCGCCGACGTGACCTATGCGGGCGTCAACCCCAAAGTCGGCCTGCTGTGGCAGCCGCGGCCCGACATCCAGATCTTCGGCGACGTCGTCCGGTCCCGGGACGTGCCGGACTTCTCCGACCTCGTGCAGCAGAACCTCTTGAGCACGACCTTCGTGCCCCTGCGGGCGCAGCGCGCCTGGACCTACGAGGCCGGCGCCCGCGGCCGCGTCGACCGCCTCGCCTTCGACGTGACGCTCTACCGGTCGGACCTGCGCGACGAGCTGATCAACTTCGCGACCAATCCCGGCCTCAACATCCCGGCCGCCACCTTCAACACCCCCCGCTCCGTCCACCAGGGCGTCGAGGCGGCGCTCACCCTGGACCTCGCCCGCGACCTCGCGGCGGCGGGCGACGGGCTCAGCGTGACCCAGATCTGGACCCACAACGACTTCCGGTTCGTCGGCGACCCGGTCTTCGGCAACAACCGCATCGCCGGGATCCCGGCCGACGTGCTGCGCACCGTGATGAGCTACCGGCACCCGCGCGGCTTCCACGTCGCGCCGTCGCTCGACTGGGTGCCGCAGGGCGCCTTCGCCGATCACGCCAACACCCTGCGGGTGCCCGGCTACGCCCTGCTCGGCGTCGAGGCCGGCCTCGATCTCGCCGACGGCGTCGCCCTGTTCGTGGATGCCCGCAACCTCACGAACGCCCGCTACGTCTCCGACATCGCCGTGGTGGCCAACGCCGCCGCGACGGCGGGCGGCCCGGCCGCGCTGGCCGCCTTCTATCCCGGGAGCGGCCGCAGCGTCTTCGGCGGTATCCGCGCCTCGTTCTGA
- a CDS encoding 16S rRNA (uracil(1498)-N(3))-methyltransferase: MPAYDFTAPRLHVAADLAAGVILPLDRAQANYLLNVLRRGPDDPVLVFNGRHGEWRAHLVQTGRKGADLHVAAQTRPQPAPADLHYLFAPLKSARLDYLAQKAVEMGAGTIRPVITRFTQGDRVNIDRLRANAVEAAEQCGILAIPDCPEPERLPAALAGLAPGRLLVFCDEDAPVRDPVAALRAAGDPLAPPPLAVLVGPEGGFSEEERALIRARPNTVALSLGPRILRADTAAVAVLTLVQAVLGDAR; the protein is encoded by the coding sequence ATGCCGGCCTATGACTTCACCGCTCCGCGCCTCCACGTCGCGGCCGATCTCGCGGCGGGGGTGATTCTGCCCCTCGACCGGGCTCAGGCAAACTACCTGCTCAACGTGCTGCGCCGGGGGCCGGACGATCCGGTCCTGGTCTTCAACGGCCGCCACGGCGAGTGGCGCGCCCATCTGGTCCAGACCGGGCGCAAGGGCGCCGACCTGCACGTCGCCGCGCAGACGCGTCCGCAGCCCGCGCCCGCCGACCTTCACTACCTGTTCGCCCCGCTGAAGAGCGCGCGCCTCGACTATCTCGCGCAGAAGGCGGTGGAGATGGGGGCCGGGACGATCCGACCGGTCATCACCCGGTTCACGCAGGGCGATCGCGTGAACATAGACCGGCTGCGGGCCAACGCGGTCGAGGCCGCCGAGCAGTGCGGGATCCTGGCGATTCCCGATTGTCCGGAGCCCGAGCGCCTGCCGGCCGCACTCGCGGGCCTCGCGCCCGGGCGGCTCCTCGTGTTCTGCGACGAGGACGCGCCCGTGCGCGACCCGGTGGCGGCCCTGCGGGCGGCCGGCGACCCGCTGGCGCCCCCTCCGCTCGCCGTGCTGGTCGGTCCCGAAGGCGGCTTCTCCGAGGAGGAGCGGGCGCTGATCCGGGCGCGGCCGAACACCGTGGCGCTCTCCCTGGGGCCGCGCATCCTGCGGGCCGACACCGCCGCCGTCGCCGTGCTGACGCTGGTGCAGGCGGTGCTCGGCGACGCGCGCTGA
- a CDS encoding cold-shock protein translates to MNTGTVKWFNETKGYGFIQPDDGGKDVFVHISAVERAGMRNLIEGQRIAYEILTDKRSGKDAAGNLQAA, encoded by the coding sequence GTGAATACCGGCACTGTGAAGTGGTTCAATGAGACCAAGGGCTACGGTTTCATCCAGCCCGACGATGGCGGCAAGGACGTGTTCGTCCACATCTCGGCCGTCGAGCGCGCCGGGATGCGCAACCTGATCGAAGGCCAGCGGATCGCTTACGAGATCCTGACGGACAAGCGCAGCGGCAAGGACGCCGCCGGCAACCTGCAGGCGGCCTGA
- a CDS encoding calcineurin-like phosphoesterase C-terminal domain-containing protein — protein sequence MSRDTQPGGLTRRSTMAGAAALGLVAGRAGAQEPAEAAEATGIVSARDAAGGDPVPLPGVLVSNGREIARTDERGRYRLPMSGDGAVFVIKPPGYALPRDADNVPRHSYIHQPGGTPAELGLRYRGLAPTGPLPASIDFTLTRADEPDDFDVVLFTDPQPESRFELDHVRDTAVTRAMAIPAAFGLTTGDVLFDDLSLYGRSNRIVGRIGLPWYSLPGNHDLNMQAPDARYSRETWKRVFGAPTYAFRHGRAWFVMLDNVEWLGPPVPVGANTYRGRIGDRGLAFLRNLLAEIPRDDLIVLAMHIPLHTETGPEEPRTHTTDRAALLDLLAGRKVLSLAGHTHTTEHHYLADGHHHHVLTAVSGSWWSGPDTRTGIPSADSRDGTPNGFHVLSIRGTDYTTRYVAAQGQPDETMRILFESELRAGAPEVVRWTRPVQGLRPPVPQDALADTTLVVNVFDGGPRTRLAFRVGDATPRPMARARRPDPFVTELYERYPETKKSWVKAVPSTHIWTARLPDDLAPGAHRVTVEGADEYGRPIRGCTVLEVTGERGRG from the coding sequence ATGTCGCGCGACACCCAGCCCGGAGGCCTGACCCGCCGGAGCACCATGGCGGGCGCCGCCGCCCTCGGCCTCGTCGCGGGCCGGGCCGGTGCGCAGGAGCCCGCCGAGGCCGCCGAGGCCACCGGGATTGTCTCCGCGCGCGACGCGGCCGGCGGGGACCCGGTCCCGCTGCCGGGCGTGCTGGTGTCCAACGGTCGCGAGATCGCGCGGACCGACGAGCGGGGCCGATACCGCCTGCCGATGTCGGGCGACGGCGCGGTCTTCGTCATCAAGCCGCCGGGCTACGCCCTGCCGCGCGACGCCGACAACGTGCCGCGCCACTCCTACATCCACCAGCCCGGGGGCACGCCCGCCGAGCTGGGCCTGCGCTACCGCGGCCTCGCGCCCACCGGGCCGCTCCCGGCCTCGATCGACTTCACCCTGACCCGGGCGGACGAGCCGGACGACTTCGACGTCGTGCTGTTCACCGATCCCCAGCCCGAGAGCCGGTTCGAACTCGACCACGTGCGCGACACCGCGGTCACCCGCGCCATGGCGATCCCGGCCGCCTTCGGCCTGACCACAGGCGACGTGCTGTTCGACGATCTCTCGCTCTACGGCCGGTCCAACCGGATCGTCGGGCGGATCGGCCTGCCCTGGTACAGCCTGCCGGGCAACCACGACCTCAACATGCAGGCGCCGGACGCGCGCTACAGCCGCGAGACCTGGAAGCGGGTGTTCGGCGCGCCGACCTACGCGTTCCGGCACGGCCGGGCGTGGTTCGTGATGCTCGACAACGTCGAGTGGCTCGGGCCGCCGGTGCCGGTGGGCGCCAACACCTACCGGGGCCGGATCGGCGACCGCGGCCTGGCCTTCCTGCGCAACCTCCTGGCCGAGATCCCGCGGGACGACCTGATCGTGCTGGCCATGCACATCCCCTTGCACACCGAGACCGGCCCCGAAGAGCCCCGCACCCACACCACGGACCGCGCCGCGCTCCTCGACCTGCTCGCCGGCCGCAAGGTGCTGAGCCTCGCCGGCCACACCCACACGACCGAGCACCACTACCTCGCCGACGGCCATCACCATCACGTGCTCACCGCCGTCTCGGGCTCGTGGTGGAGCGGTCCCGACACCCGCACGGGCATCCCCTCGGCCGACAGCCGCGACGGCACGCCGAACGGGTTCCACGTCCTGTCGATCCGCGGCACCGACTACACGACGCGCTACGTCGCCGCGCAGGGGCAGCCGGACGAGACCATGCGGATCCTGTTCGAGAGCGAGCTGCGGGCCGGCGCGCCCGAGGTGGTGCGCTGGACCCGGCCGGTGCAGGGGCTCCGGCCGCCGGTGCCGCAGGACGCGCTCGCCGACACGACCCTGGTGGTGAACGTGTTCGACGGCGGCCCGCGCACGCGCCTCGCGTTCCGGGTCGGGGACGCGACGCCCCGGCCGATGGCGCGCGCCCGCCGCCCCGACCCGTTCGTCACCGAGCTCTACGAGCGCTACCCGGAGACGAAGAAGAGCTGGGTGAAGGCGGTGCCCTCGACCCATATCTGGACGGCGCGGCTCCCGGACGACCTCGCGCCGGGCGCCCACCGGGTCACCGTGGAGGGCGCGGACGAGTACGGCCGCCCGATCCGCGGCTGCACGGTGCTGGAAGTCACCGGCGAGCGCGGCCGCGGCTGA
- a CDS encoding L,D-transpeptidase family protein, whose protein sequence is MRKKAQNRFPAILGVAALGALGIGGAQARDQGNYAQAEWAQDYASPAGMQVQRETVPILSPQTVTSTEQMVERYKDIVARGGWRQVSGADHLRIGSRGPAVAAIRQRLIVTGDLDPAAGGSGVYDSYVAAGVKRFQARHGLSQTGAMTMATQQAMNVPADVRLRQLEINVVRLRSYSGDLGRRFVITNIPAALVETVENGQVVTLHAAGVGKIDRQSPIMNTKATQINFNPTWTVPASIVKKDLIPKMQKDPNYLTDNKIRILSNGSEVSPKSVNWFSDEGTRYTYRQDSGADFNSMGIVRINIPNPYGVFMHDTNTKGVFGDDFRFISSGCVRVQNVREYITWLLKDTPGWDRQKVEEAIESGKRIDANISQPVPVYWTYITAWSTPDGIVQFRDDIYKRDGVNVPSTIGAPTPVASAEPMPQTFEPGDEE, encoded by the coding sequence ATGCGCAAGAAGGCACAAAACCGGTTCCCCGCGATCCTCGGCGTCGCCGCCCTCGGCGCGCTCGGCATCGGCGGCGCCCAAGCCCGCGATCAGGGCAACTATGCCCAGGCCGAGTGGGCGCAGGACTACGCCTCACCCGCCGGCATGCAGGTGCAGCGCGAGACGGTGCCGATCCTCTCGCCCCAGACCGTGACGTCCACCGAGCAGATGGTGGAGCGCTACAAGGACATCGTCGCCCGCGGTGGCTGGCGGCAGGTTTCCGGCGCCGACCACCTGCGGATCGGCTCGCGCGGCCCGGCCGTGGCGGCCATCCGCCAGCGCCTGATCGTCACCGGCGACCTCGATCCGGCCGCGGGCGGCTCGGGCGTGTACGATTCGTACGTCGCCGCGGGCGTGAAGCGGTTCCAGGCCCGGCACGGCCTCAGCCAGACCGGCGCGATGACGATGGCCACCCAGCAGGCCATGAACGTGCCCGCCGACGTGCGTCTGCGCCAGCTCGAGATCAACGTCGTGCGCCTGCGCTCCTACTCGGGCGATCTCGGCCGGCGCTTCGTGATCACCAACATCCCGGCCGCGCTCGTCGAGACGGTCGAGAACGGTCAGGTCGTCACGCTCCACGCCGCCGGCGTGGGCAAGATCGACCGCCAGTCGCCGATCATGAATACCAAGGCGACGCAGATCAATTTCAACCCGACCTGGACGGTCCCGGCTTCCATCGTGAAGAAGGACCTGATCCCGAAGATGCAGAAGGATCCGAACTACCTCACGGACAACAAGATCCGGATCCTGTCGAACGGCTCCGAGGTCTCGCCGAAGTCGGTGAACTGGTTCTCGGACGAGGGCACCCGCTACACCTACCGGCAGGATTCGGGCGCCGACTTCAACTCGATGGGCATCGTCCGCATCAACATCCCGAACCCCTACGGCGTGTTCATGCACGACACGAACACCAAGGGCGTGTTCGGCGACGATTTCCGCTTCATCTCCTCAGGCTGCGTGCGCGTGCAGAACGTGCGCGAGTACATCACGTGGCTGCTGAAGGACACGCCCGGCTGGGACCGTCAGAAGGTCGAGGAGGCGATCGAGAGCGGCAAGCGCATCGACGCCAACATCTCCCAGCCGGTGCCGGTCTACTGGACCTACATCACCGCCTGGTCGACCCCGGACGGCATCGTCCAGTTCCGCGACGACATCTACAAGCGTGACGGCGTGAACGTGCCCTCGACCATCGGCGCGCCGACCCCGGTCGCCAGCGCCGAGCCGATGCCGCAGACCTTCGAGCCCGGCGACGAGGAGTAG
- the ubiA gene encoding 4-hydroxybenzoate octaprenyltransferase: MNGTVFDDGRPADAVSGHWVDRRAPRPWRPYLRLARIDRPIGWWLLLLPCWWSAALAAIAADQAFPDPWHCLLFLIGAVAMRGAGSTYNDIADRDLDAQVERTRLRPLPSGQVRPRHAALFLVIQALIGLAVLLQFNAEAVIIGLCSLLPVAIYPFMKRVMPLPQAILGLAFAWGALMGWAAVFARLDPPALLLYAGALCWVIGYDTIYAVQDIEDDEIAGIRSSARLFGRHVRLAVGLCYALAALFVVLAARGAGAGLVGYLGVAAFAGHLAWQVLSLRERDGRGALTLFRSNRDAGLILFVGLTADALLRNLF, encoded by the coding sequence ATGAACGGCACGGTGTTTGACGACGGGCGGCCGGCCGACGCGGTCTCCGGGCACTGGGTCGACCGGCGGGCGCCCCGGCCCTGGCGCCCGTACCTGCGCCTGGCCCGGATCGACCGGCCGATCGGCTGGTGGCTCCTCCTCCTGCCCTGCTGGTGGTCGGCCGCCCTGGCGGCGATCGCCGCGGACCAGGCCTTTCCCGACCCCTGGCACTGCCTGCTCTTCCTGATCGGCGCCGTGGCGATGCGCGGGGCGGGCTCGACCTACAACGACATCGCCGACCGCGACCTCGACGCGCAGGTCGAGCGCACGCGCCTGCGCCCCCTGCCCTCGGGCCAGGTGCGGCCGCGCCACGCCGCCCTGTTCCTGGTGATCCAGGCCCTGATCGGGCTGGCCGTCCTGCTGCAGTTCAACGCGGAGGCGGTGATCATCGGTCTCTGCTCGCTGCTGCCGGTGGCGATCTACCCGTTCATGAAACGGGTCATGCCGCTGCCGCAGGCGATCCTGGGACTGGCCTTCGCCTGGGGGGCTCTGATGGGCTGGGCCGCGGTGTTCGCCCGCCTCGATCCGCCGGCGCTCCTGCTCTACGCGGGCGCCCTGTGCTGGGTGATCGGCTACGACACGATCTACGCGGTGCAGGATATCGAGGACGACGAGATCGCGGGGATCCGCTCCTCGGCCCGCCTGTTCGGCCGGCACGTGCGGCTCGCCGTCGGGCTCTGCTACGCGCTGGCCGCCCTGTTCGTGGTGCTGGCCGCGCGCGGGGCCGGAGCGGGGCTCGTCGGGTATCTGGGGGTCGCCGCCTTCGCCGGGCACCTCGCCTGGCAGGTCCTGTCGCTGCGCGAGCGCGACGGGCGCGGGGCTCTCACGCTGTTCCGGTCGAACCGGGATGCGGGCCTGATCCTGTTCGTCGGCCTCACCGCCGACGCGCTGCTGCGCAACTTGTTCTAA
- a CDS encoding type 1 glutamine amidotransferase domain-containing protein has translation MPDIRQAKILILATDGFEESELTVPQAKLAEAGAAVTVAAPQSRQSKGTIRGWDKTDWGREVTVDTDLEQVDSASYDALVLPGGQINPDKLRLEPRALALIRSFLTSGKVVAAICHAPWLLIETGAAKGRDLTSFSSIRTDVINAGGRWHDKDVVTDHGIVTSRNPGDLDAFCAKIVEEIQEGGHGARQLAA, from the coding sequence ATGCCCGACATCCGCCAAGCCAAGATCCTGATCCTCGCCACCGACGGTTTCGAGGAGAGCGAGTTGACCGTCCCGCAGGCCAAGCTGGCCGAGGCCGGCGCCGCGGTGACCGTCGCCGCCCCGCAATCGCGCCAGAGCAAGGGCACGATCCGCGGCTGGGACAAGACCGACTGGGGCCGGGAGGTCACGGTCGACACCGACCTAGAGCAGGTCGACTCGGCATCCTACGACGCCCTCGTCCTCCCGGGCGGCCAGATCAACCCGGACAAGCTCCGGCTCGAGCCCCGGGCCCTCGCCCTGATCAGGAGCTTCCTGACCTCCGGCAAGGTCGTGGCCGCGATCTGCCACGCCCCGTGGCTGCTGATCGAGACCGGCGCGGCCAAGGGCCGCGACCTGACCTCGTTCAGCTCGATCCGGACCGACGTGATCAATGCCGGCGGCCGCTGGCACGACAAGGACGTCGTGACCGACCACGGCATCGTCACGAGCCGCAATCCGGGCGACCTCGACGCGTTCTGCGCGAAGATCGTCGAGGAGATCCAGGAGGGCGGCCACGGCGCCCGCCAGCTGGCGGCGTGA
- a CDS encoding inositol monophosphatase family protein gives MPEPLTDDAVSALMPELRAVMREAADIARPFFRLGGQTSARIWSKAGGSPVTEADVAVDAFLKVRLSALVPRAAWLSEETADDPARLGHDLVWIVDPIDGTRAFLSGHPDWSIAVALLSGGEPLIGFVHAPVGDADYEAVRGRGATRNGEPIRVDTRQSLPGARVTGPKPMLDRLARGAGADPDFEVIARIPSLALRLARVADGTVDIGMISGNARDWDLAAADLVLREAGGVVCDFSGAATPYNRADPVHGELLAAPVGLRDPVLAAWDR, from the coding sequence ATGCCAGAGCCTCTCACCGACGATGCCGTATCCGCCCTGATGCCGGAGCTGCGCGCCGTGATGCGCGAGGCCGCCGACATCGCGCGGCCGTTCTTCAGGCTCGGCGGGCAGACTTCGGCCCGCATCTGGTCGAAGGCCGGCGGCTCGCCGGTGACCGAGGCGGACGTCGCGGTCGATGCCTTCCTGAAGGTGCGTCTGAGCGCCCTCGTGCCGCGGGCGGCATGGCTGTCGGAGGAGACCGCCGACGACCCGGCGCGCCTCGGCCACGACCTCGTGTGGATCGTCGATCCGATCGACGGGACGCGGGCGTTCCTGTCGGGCCATCCGGACTGGTCGATCGCGGTGGCGCTCCTGTCGGGCGGCGAGCCGCTGATCGGCTTCGTCCACGCGCCGGTGGGCGACGCGGATTACGAGGCCGTGCGCGGGCGCGGCGCGACGCGGAACGGCGAACCGATCCGCGTCGATACCAGGCAGAGCCTGCCCGGCGCCCGCGTCACCGGCCCGAAGCCGATGCTCGACCGCCTGGCCCGGGGCGCCGGAGCGGACCCGGATTTCGAAGTGATCGCGCGGATCCCGTCCCTCGCCCTGAGGCTCGCCCGCGTGGCGGACGGGACGGTCGATATCGGGATGATTTCCGGGAATGCCCGCGACTGGGACTTGGCCGCCGCCGACCTCGTTCTGCGCGAGGCGGGCGGCGTGGTCTGCGATTTCTCCGGGGCTGCGACGCCGTACAATCGCGCTGACCCGGTGCACGGCGAGTTGCTTGCCGCGCCGGTGGGTCTGCGCGACCCGGTGCTCGCCGCCTGGGACCGCTGA
- a CDS encoding DUF6101 family protein translates to MHGADTAPRFVASPLPVIGRTPGARRAVGIALAYATEDAEIVGADRFSLILVDEEGDVLQRLGSFEEDDVVALWRDIAARAGLVRMIVREDGLLVPVSQQIGRLILGQVRIRRRHAGLGRRRPRFLARRKTGRLPARPQIFRGENEIIART, encoded by the coding sequence ATGCACGGTGCCGACACCGCGCCCCGCTTCGTCGCTTCGCCGCTGCCGGTGATCGGCCGCACCCCCGGCGCGCGCCGGGCCGTCGGGATCGCGCTCGCCTACGCCACCGAGGACGCCGAGATCGTGGGCGCCGACCGGTTCAGCCTGATCCTCGTCGACGAAGAAGGCGACGTGCTGCAGCGCCTCGGCAGCTTCGAGGAGGACGACGTGGTCGCGTTGTGGCGCGACATCGCGGCTCGGGCGGGCCTCGTGCGGATGATCGTCCGGGAGGACGGCCTCCTCGTCCCGGTCTCCCAGCAGATCGGCCGGCTGATTCTCGGTCAGGTCCGCATCCGTCGCCGCCACGCCGGTCTCGGCCGCCGTCGCCCGCGCTTCCTGGCCCGCCGCAAGACCGGCCGGCTCCCCGCGCGCCCGCAGATCTTCCGCGGCGAGAACGAGATCATCGCCCGCACCTGA